From a single Drosophila sulfurigaster albostrigata strain 15112-1811.04 chromosome 3, ASM2355843v2, whole genome shotgun sequence genomic region:
- the LOC133846509 gene encoding uncharacterized protein LOC133846509, with translation MFYVTKPLNAANFDDEFIYADLESQHYGPINYKAASLYAQVKKNKKTGALEEQEKQ, from the exons ATGTTTTATGTCACAAAG CCATTGAATGCCGCAAACTTCGATGATGAATTCATTTATGCCGATCTCGAGAGTCAGCATTATGGGCCCATCAACTATAAGGCAGCCTCCCTCTATGCCCAGGTCAAAAAGAACAAGAAGACTGGTGCTCTGGAGGAGCAGGAGAAGCAGTAA